In a single window of the Microcoleus sp. FACHB-831 genome:
- the rbsK gene encoding ribokinase has protein sequence MKKIIVFGSINMDLVARTPRLPIPGETLLGNDFFTAPGGKGANQAVAAAKLGIDTQLVGRLGGDSFGRELLSSLNLAGVETSGVLVDEAAHSGVAVIAVDDSGENHIIIVSGANGRMNQDDVERLRALLPDAAALLLQLEIPAAAVQAAATAAREAGVRVILDPAPASRGVPAELYPLIDIITPNEIEAGQLVGFPVDGEEAAARALSVLLQRGVGTAIAKLGDRGVLCATAEETFFVPAFLVQAVDTVAAGDAFNGGLAAALASGRSLHEAVIWGAAAGALSATKSGAQPSMPDRDTFDKFLQSRITQE, from the coding sequence ATGAAAAAAATTATTGTGTTCGGCAGCATAAACATGGACTTGGTAGCTAGAACACCCCGCTTGCCAATTCCTGGTGAAACGCTGTTAGGAAATGACTTTTTTACCGCCCCTGGTGGCAAAGGGGCAAACCAGGCGGTAGCAGCGGCAAAACTTGGCATTGATACTCAACTGGTTGGGCGTCTGGGTGGGGACAGTTTTGGTCGCGAACTCCTCAGCAGCCTTAATTTAGCTGGGGTGGAAACCAGTGGGGTTTTAGTGGATGAGGCGGCGCATTCTGGTGTTGCTGTTATTGCCGTAGACGATAGCGGTGAAAATCATATTATTATCGTCTCTGGTGCTAATGGCCGCATGAATCAGGATGATGTCGAGCGTCTGAGGGCTTTGCTACCAGATGCAGCAGCGTTGTTATTACAGTTAGAGATTCCGGCTGCGGCAGTGCAAGCAGCGGCAACGGCAGCGCGAGAGGCGGGTGTTAGAGTAATTCTCGACCCAGCACCAGCAAGTAGAGGCGTACCTGCCGAACTTTACCCGTTGATTGACATTATCACCCCCAATGAAATTGAAGCAGGGCAGTTGGTGGGCTTTCCTGTAGATGGAGAAGAAGCAGCAGCAAGGGCGCTGTCTGTTTTACTTCAACGGGGAGTAGGAACTGCGATCGCTAAACTAGGCGATCGCGGGGTTTTGTGCGCTACGGCTGAGGAAACTTTCTTCGTTCCAGCTTTTCTTGTCCAAGCAGTTGATACTGTTGCGGCTGGGGATGCTTTTAATGGAGGTTTGGCAGCAGCTTTAGCATCCGGGCGATCGCTGCACGAAGCTGTTATCTGGGGTGCTGCCGCAGGTGCCCTTTCAGCTACTAAATCCGGCGCTCAACCTTCGATGCCTGACAGAGATACTTTTGATAAGTTTCTCCAGTCGCGCATTACACAAGAGTGA
- a CDS encoding DRTGG domain-containing protein produces MPKLPKYLLIGSTKAYSGKSATILGIAHQLQQKGLDIAYGKPLGTFISANQTAPIDEDIEFMTQVLKLPPERLEWPLLSVDANTIHKRLLGEDKTDYGQFLKHYLQEPAGDLLLLEGPGTLEEGSLFNLSLAQVAAAIGASVLLVARYHSAELVDCLLSAKQRLGDYFLGVLINDVPSDQIEVAHTMVRPFLEQQGIAVLGMLPRSSLLRSVSVGELVKQLEAEILCRPDRLDMMVESLTIGAMNVNSALEYFRKGNNMAVVTGGDRTDIQMAALETSTQCLILTGHIPPQGFILSRAEDLEVPVLSVDLDTLRTVEIIDNAFGQVRLHEPIKVECIRHLMNEHFDIERLMNQLGLEAAVTA; encoded by the coding sequence GTGCCAAAATTGCCTAAATATTTATTGATCGGCTCTACCAAAGCTTACAGCGGCAAGTCAGCGACAATTCTGGGAATTGCTCATCAGCTTCAACAAAAAGGTCTAGATATCGCCTACGGTAAACCTCTGGGTACCTTTATTAGCGCCAATCAAACAGCGCCAATTGATGAAGATATCGAGTTTATGACGCAGGTGCTAAAGTTGCCGCCAGAGCGTTTGGAATGGCCTCTGTTGTCTGTGGATGCTAACACCATTCACAAGCGTCTTTTGGGAGAAGACAAAACTGATTACGGTCAGTTTTTAAAGCATTACCTACAAGAGCCAGCCGGGGATTTGCTCTTATTAGAGGGACCGGGCACTCTTGAAGAGGGTAGCCTTTTTAATTTGTCATTGGCACAAGTGGCGGCTGCAATCGGCGCTTCGGTTTTACTGGTGGCTCGCTATCACTCTGCTGAATTGGTCGATTGCCTGTTGTCAGCTAAACAGCGCCTGGGTGACTACTTTCTGGGTGTCTTGATCAACGATGTTCCATCTGACCAGATAGAAGTAGCTCATACTATGGTGCGACCTTTCCTTGAGCAGCAAGGTATTGCCGTATTGGGGATGTTGCCTAGAAGTAGCTTGCTGCGAAGCGTCAGTGTTGGGGAACTGGTGAAGCAGTTAGAGGCTGAAATCCTCTGTCGTCCTGACAGGTTGGACATGATGGTAGAAAGCTTAACAATTGGGGCGATGAATGTAAATTCAGCCCTCGAGTATTTCCGCAAAGGAAATAACATGGCTGTAGTAACTGGGGGCGATCGCACAGACATTCAAATGGCAGCCCTAGAAACTTCAACTCAATGCCTCATCTTAACTGGTCACATCCCTCCACAAGGGTTTATCCTCAGCCGTGCTGAAGATTTAGAAGTTCCCGTTCTTTCTGTTGACTTGGATACGCTTAGGACGGTGGAAATTATAGACAATGCCTTTGGTCAAGTGCGTCTTCACGAACCGATTAAAGTTGAGTGCATCCGTCATTTGATGAACGAGCATTTCGACATTGAAAGGTTGATGAATCAACTAGGTCTAGAAGCGGCGGTGACGGCATGA
- the ebsA gene encoding type IV pilus biogenesis protein EbsA: protein MSIEQLKPAEQGAVAVYMPYYQGAKRTMLPLAISLYQKGSLEGQRKIEGGENIPFVATWFVSKLPSELTRCRMQFDNNAELSYEVTLANSEFVDFLIDVINTFKRTRSADFSQAFYRRLLRADT, encoded by the coding sequence ATGTCTATTGAACAACTAAAGCCTGCTGAACAAGGAGCCGTAGCTGTCTATATGCCTTACTACCAAGGCGCAAAGCGCACTATGCTGCCTCTAGCAATTAGCCTTTATCAAAAAGGGTCATTAGAAGGGCAGCGTAAAATTGAAGGTGGTGAGAACATTCCTTTTGTAGCAACATGGTTTGTCTCCAAACTGCCCTCAGAACTGACCCGTTGCCGGATGCAGTTTGATAACAATGCGGAACTGAGTTACGAAGTCACTTTGGCAAATTCTGAGTTTGTCGATTTTTTAATAGACGTGATCAATACTTTCAAGCGCACGCGCTCTGCTGATTTTTCTCAAGCGTTCTACCGCAGGTTGCTACGGGCAGATACTTAA
- a CDS encoding radical SAM protein, with protein sequence MAPLVANYYLTYRCNARCHFCNIWALEPPKEADFATIQHNLQDLRRLGVKYVDFTGGEPLLRQDVTEIYAEAKKQGFTTSMTTNTILYPKKAKEMKGLVDFLNFSLDGADAETHDHSRGVKIFDTLVESVKIAHSLGEYPVLNHTVTAQNYDRISEVGELGKQLGARVWLNPAFTAHDNYNSKKNPTVEMVAAIEDAAKKYNNVGYNKAALAFIEAGGNDTKNPRCKAVDAVIAISPDDKLLLPCYHFAQAGVSIDGKLYDLYRKSEEVEKYRQSQGKLAVCEGCTVWCYLIPSFFMGVDKYWWLNQVTYAGEFLARKRFLQRA encoded by the coding sequence ATGGCACCTCTGGTTGCAAATTACTACCTTACCTATCGCTGCAATGCCCGCTGTCATTTTTGTAACATATGGGCGCTAGAGCCACCCAAAGAAGCTGATTTTGCTACAATTCAGCACAATTTGCAGGATTTGCGTCGCCTTGGTGTTAAATATGTGGATTTCACGGGTGGCGAACCCCTGCTGCGGCAAGATGTTACCGAAATTTACGCCGAAGCTAAAAAGCAGGGTTTTACAACCAGCATGACAACCAACACCATCCTTTACCCTAAAAAGGCTAAGGAAATGAAAGGTCTGGTTGACTTCCTCAATTTCTCCTTGGATGGCGCCGATGCAGAAACTCACGACCACTCGCGGGGAGTGAAAATTTTTGACACATTAGTGGAATCGGTAAAGATAGCTCATTCCCTTGGCGAGTACCCCGTTCTGAATCACACAGTTACAGCTCAGAACTACGATCGCATTAGTGAAGTGGGAGAACTGGGTAAACAGTTGGGCGCGCGCGTATGGCTCAACCCAGCTTTCACAGCTCACGACAACTACAATTCAAAGAAGAATCCCACAGTCGAAATGGTAGCGGCAATCGAGGATGCTGCCAAGAAATATAACAATGTCGGATACAATAAGGCAGCACTGGCCTTCATAGAAGCTGGGGGTAATGATACTAAAAATCCTCGCTGTAAAGCGGTGGATGCGGTAATTGCTATTTCTCCAGATGACAAGCTACTGTTGCCTTGCTACCACTTTGCCCAGGCTGGAGTGAGTATTGATGGTAAACTCTACGACCTATACCGGAAATCGGAAGAAGTAGAGAAATACCGCCAATCTCAGGGCAAACTAGCGGTGTGCGAAGGATGTACGGTATGGTGTTACCTGATCCCCAGCTTCTTTATGGGGGTTGATAAGTATTGGTGGTTGAATCAAGTAACCTATGCCGGAGAATTCCTGGCCAGAAAACGATTCTTACAACGAGCATAG
- a CDS encoding glycosyltransferase family 2 protein produces MPENSWPENDSYNEHRDAINRVSTKIDSLLSDGGDEIYDVSTLEELESDYFQGGSNRRRKAAIALTLIWASTIGLHLVSWGVWLVLGLTSLLSIQALRVLFARPRPVPSPLSEETRSNWPLVSLLVAAKNEEAVIARLVRNLCNLDYPVDRYEVWVIDDRSTDKTPLMLDQLAKEYSQLKVLRRGAGAGGGKSGALNQVLPLTKGEFVAVFDADAQVTPDLLRRVLPLFERQMVGAVQVRKAIANASLNFWTKGQAAEMALDSYFQQQRTAITGIGELRGNGQFVRRAALDRCGGWNEETITDDLDLTLRLHLDHWDIDFLNIPAVQEEGVTSAIALWHQRNRWAEGGYQRYLDYWRLIVSNRMGVLKTFDMFGFWIIQYILPTAGVPDCLMAIARHRPPVFSPLTGMALTLSLIGMTTGLRRIRRDEEQQQNFLLALSQTIRGTIYMFHWLIVMPSTTARISVRPKRLKWVKTVHQGSTDESFEF; encoded by the coding sequence ATGCCGGAGAATTCCTGGCCAGAAAACGATTCTTACAACGAGCATAGAGACGCGATAAATCGTGTCTCTACAAAAATAGACTCGCTGTTGTCTGACGGGGGAGACGAAATCTATGATGTCTCTACACTCGAAGAGCTTGAGAGCGACTACTTCCAGGGAGGGTCGAACCGTCGCCGCAAAGCAGCGATCGCATTAACCCTAATCTGGGCTAGCACCATTGGCCTGCATTTGGTTTCCTGGGGCGTGTGGCTGGTACTCGGCTTGACGAGTCTGTTGAGCATTCAGGCACTGCGCGTCCTATTCGCTCGCCCCCGACCCGTCCCAAGTCCGTTGTCAGAGGAAACCAGGTCAAATTGGCCTTTAGTCTCCCTCCTAGTGGCTGCTAAAAATGAAGAAGCAGTAATTGCTCGTTTGGTAAGAAACCTCTGCAACTTGGATTACCCAGTCGATCGGTATGAAGTTTGGGTAATTGACGATCGCAGTACGGACAAAACACCACTAATGTTGGATCAATTGGCTAAGGAATACAGCCAGTTGAAGGTACTGCGCCGAGGCGCTGGTGCTGGTGGCGGTAAGTCGGGGGCGCTAAATCAGGTGTTACCTCTGACAAAAGGCGAATTTGTGGCTGTGTTTGATGCCGATGCTCAAGTAACTCCAGATTTGTTGCGACGAGTGTTGCCATTGTTTGAGCGGCAAATGGTGGGAGCAGTGCAAGTGCGAAAAGCGATCGCTAATGCCTCCCTCAATTTCTGGACGAAGGGGCAAGCGGCAGAAATGGCCTTGGATTCGTATTTCCAGCAACAGCGCACTGCTATTACTGGCATTGGAGAACTGCGCGGAAACGGTCAGTTTGTCCGGCGAGCCGCTTTAGACCGTTGTGGCGGCTGGAATGAGGAAACCATAACAGATGATTTAGATTTAACCCTACGGCTGCACTTAGACCATTGGGATATCGATTTCCTCAACATCCCAGCAGTACAAGAAGAAGGAGTTACAAGCGCGATCGCTCTGTGGCATCAGCGCAACCGTTGGGCAGAAGGCGGCTATCAGCGCTATTTGGACTACTGGCGGCTAATTGTTAGCAACCGTATGGGGGTACTCAAAACCTTCGATATGTTTGGGTTTTGGATAATTCAGTACATCTTGCCAACAGCAGGAGTACCAGATTGTTTAATGGCGATCGCGCGGCATCGTCCACCCGTCTTCAGTCCCCTCACTGGTATGGCTCTTACCCTTTCTCTCATCGGTATGACTACGGGACTGCGCCGCATACGTCGAGACGAAGAACAACAGCAAAATTTTCTGCTCGCGCTGTCTCAAACCATACGCGGCACGATTTATATGTTCCACTGGTTGATAGTTATGCCCAGTACCACCGCCCGTATTTCCGTCCGACCCAAGCGC